The following coding sequences lie in one Alloacidobacterium dinghuense genomic window:
- a CDS encoding FkbM family methyltransferase has translation MAIKEMIPDKLLMPLVVWKALMRREPELKLARFICSRSELSVDVGANRGIYAYLFAKYSDSVLAIEPHPAMAERLKRSLPAKVKILNIAASDQNGRCEFHIPLQSGRDVDSRCSLEVDVNREFATRTISVERRRLDKLAIDRSKVGALKVDVEGHEMSALRGLEGIVEASKPTVVVESEARHHAGSPHDVFEFFWAFGYRGYFIHRNHLRRIEEFSVEEFQVCDELLPVDGGKSPDYINNFLFIHSARSSVLERVKGVFPLANESATHRSESAAVKGERA, from the coding sequence TGGCCATCAAGGAAATGATTCCGGACAAGCTGCTGATGCCGCTGGTGGTCTGGAAGGCGCTCATGCGCAGGGAACCTGAGCTCAAGCTCGCGCGCTTCATCTGCAGCCGCTCGGAACTGTCAGTCGATGTGGGCGCGAATCGTGGGATCTATGCATACCTGTTTGCGAAATACAGCGACAGCGTCCTCGCCATCGAACCGCATCCGGCAATGGCAGAGCGGCTGAAGCGGTCTCTGCCGGCAAAGGTGAAGATCTTGAACATCGCCGCTTCCGATCAGAACGGTCGCTGCGAATTCCATATTCCGCTGCAATCGGGAAGGGATGTTGATTCTCGATGCTCGCTCGAGGTCGACGTGAACAGGGAGTTTGCCACGCGTACGATCTCAGTGGAGCGGCGCCGACTGGACAAGCTTGCGATAGACCGCAGCAAAGTGGGGGCACTGAAAGTAGATGTGGAAGGTCACGAGATGAGCGCGCTTCGAGGGTTAGAGGGAATTGTTGAGGCGTCCAAGCCCACCGTTGTCGTCGAGTCCGAGGCACGGCACCACGCGGGCTCGCCGCACGACGTCTTCGAATTCTTTTGGGCGTTCGGCTATCGAGGATATTTTATTCACAGGAACCATCTGCGAAGAATTGAGGAATTCTCGGTGGAGGAGTTTCAAGTCTGCGACGAACTATTGCCGGTGGACGGAGGCAAATCGCCCGACTACATCAATAATTTTCTCTTTATTCATTCGGCGCGGAGCTCCGTACTGGAACGAGTGAAGGGTGTGTTTCCTCTGGCGAATGAATCTGCAACTCATCGGTCTGAGTCGGCGGCGGTCAAAGGGGAGCGCGCGTGA
- a CDS encoding FAD-dependent oxidoreductase, whose product MFVDVVVIGAGPYGLSIAAHLAQTSLSFRIFGTPMKIWRDHMPQGMLLKSEGFASSLYDPGSTFTLRHYCQETRRPYADIGSPVPLETFVAYGLEFRNRFVPKLEETHITSVRSIDGGFELATADGQIVNARRVVVATGITSFAYVPPELAELPRELVTHSSEHQDLSGFKRRRVAVLGAGASALELAALLHEDGARVELIARSAKIAFHTFLKEPRPLWQRVRHPRSGLGIGWRSRLCTDVPLLFHSMSEEFRLRVVQNHLGPAPGWFVRDRVEGKIPMYLETSVRGARADSGMLRLTLQKSSSKNIDIAVDHLISATGYRVSMTKLSFLSETLRRSLNTAEDTPVLSRHFETSVSGLYMVGLASANSFGPMMRFAYGAGYTARRLVGHLRAVLSTSRQGRPQPGVELAID is encoded by the coding sequence ATGTTTGTTGACGTTGTGGTCATCGGAGCTGGTCCCTATGGCCTGTCGATCGCCGCGCATCTCGCTCAAACCAGCCTGTCATTCAGAATCTTCGGGACACCAATGAAGATCTGGAGGGATCACATGCCGCAGGGCATGCTTCTCAAGTCCGAAGGATTTGCCTCCAGCTTGTACGATCCTGGATCGACCTTTACTCTCCGGCACTACTGTCAAGAGACCCGGCGTCCGTATGCGGACATTGGTTCTCCGGTTCCGTTGGAGACATTCGTGGCGTATGGTCTCGAATTCCGCAACCGGTTTGTGCCCAAACTCGAAGAGACCCACATCACCAGCGTTCGTTCTATCGACGGCGGCTTTGAACTGGCCACAGCGGACGGACAAATTGTGAACGCCCGACGAGTTGTAGTAGCCACCGGCATCACTTCCTTCGCGTACGTGCCTCCTGAACTGGCCGAATTGCCCCGTGAACTGGTAACGCACAGCTCGGAGCACCAAGATCTGAGCGGATTCAAACGACGCAGAGTTGCCGTGCTGGGAGCGGGAGCATCAGCGCTCGAGCTCGCCGCTCTGCTTCATGAGGACGGCGCTCGTGTCGAGCTAATTGCTCGCAGTGCAAAGATTGCATTCCACACGTTTCTCAAGGAACCGCGCCCATTGTGGCAAAGGGTACGACACCCCCGCTCCGGACTGGGCATCGGGTGGCGTTCGCGCTTATGCACTGACGTGCCACTGCTCTTTCACTCCATGTCCGAGGAATTTCGGCTGCGCGTGGTTCAAAATCACCTTGGCCCAGCGCCAGGCTGGTTTGTTCGGGATCGGGTCGAGGGGAAGATCCCCATGTATCTCGAGACATCGGTCCGGGGTGCACGCGCAGACTCAGGCATGCTGCGTCTCACATTGCAGAAGAGCAGTTCGAAAAATATAGATATCGCGGTGGACCATTTGATTTCCGCTACCGGATATCGAGTTTCAATGACGAAGTTGTCCTTCTTATCCGAAACGCTGCGCCGGAGCCTCAATACAGCCGAAGACACGCCGGTCCTTTCCCGGCATTTTGAGACTTCGGTCTCTGGACTTTATATGGTCGGCCTTGCCTCGGCGAATTCTTTTGGTCCAATGATGCGCTTCGCCTATGGGGCCGGATATACCGCGCGCCGG
- a CDS encoding glycosyltransferase family 4 protein: MNILMLHNSYQFRGGEDESYESEVRMLRSNGHSIETIHMDYAQMSAKGKIQVALESLWSTPSYKLVDRMLQERKFDVLHVQNFFPLLSPSVYYAAKKHGVAVVQTLRNYRLLCPSVFFYRDGRPCEDCIDKAFKYPGILHGCYRGSRAATAAVAAMTALHTMRGTWLNAVDIYIALTKFVRDKFIQAGFPEQKLVVKSNFVYPDPGCGDGKGDYALFVGRLSPEKGLDTLLQAWRQLNRNWKLKVVGDGPMANDVRAFCAANANVEWVGSKSRAETAEMMGNARLLVFPSQWYETFGRVAMESFAAGTPVIASRLGAMAEVCEDGQAGMLFETGNAADLADKLRWVFDHPAEAKAMRSVARQVFEARYTMPQNYCELIDIYQAAERACKGEQNGRGCTAA; the protein is encoded by the coding sequence GTGAACATACTCATGCTTCACAACAGCTACCAGTTTCGCGGTGGAGAAGATGAGAGTTACGAATCGGAAGTGAGAATGCTTCGTTCCAATGGGCATTCAATCGAGACGATTCATATGGACTATGCACAGATGAGCGCGAAGGGAAAGATTCAGGTCGCGCTGGAGTCGCTTTGGTCCACGCCTTCGTACAAACTCGTCGACCGGATGTTGCAGGAGCGCAAGTTTGACGTGCTGCATGTTCAGAATTTTTTCCCATTGTTGTCGCCATCGGTTTACTACGCCGCGAAAAAGCACGGGGTAGCGGTGGTGCAAACACTGAGAAACTACCGTCTGCTTTGTCCGAGTGTTTTCTTCTATCGCGATGGCCGCCCCTGCGAGGACTGCATCGACAAGGCGTTCAAGTATCCCGGTATCCTTCATGGCTGCTATCGCGGCAGCCGTGCGGCTACTGCCGCCGTAGCTGCCATGACCGCCCTTCACACGATGAGAGGAACTTGGCTGAATGCAGTTGACATCTACATCGCGCTGACAAAGTTCGTGCGTGACAAGTTTATCCAGGCGGGGTTTCCGGAGCAGAAGCTCGTTGTCAAAAGCAACTTTGTCTATCCCGATCCGGGCTGCGGCGATGGGAAAGGCGATTATGCTCTGTTCGTCGGCCGGCTCAGCCCCGAGAAGGGCCTCGATACCTTACTGCAGGCCTGGAGACAATTGAACCGGAACTGGAAACTGAAAGTCGTTGGCGATGGTCCCATGGCGAACGACGTGCGCGCATTCTGCGCCGCGAACGCGAATGTTGAATGGGTGGGATCGAAGTCGCGCGCCGAAACTGCGGAAATGATGGGCAACGCGCGCCTACTGGTTTTTCCTTCGCAATGGTACGAGACATTTGGCAGAGTCGCGATGGAGAGCTTTGCGGCAGGTACGCCGGTGATTGCGTCGCGACTGGGCGCCATGGCCGAGGTTTGCGAAGACGGGCAAGCGGGGATGCTGTTCGAGACCGGAAATGCGGCCGATCTGGCTGACAAACTGCGTTGGGTGTTCGATCATCCGGCCGAAGCGAAGGCAATGCGGTCTGTCGCGCGTCAGGTCTTCGAAGCCAGGTACACGATGCCTCAGAACTACTGCGAACTCATCGATATCTATCAGGCCGCAGAGCGCGCGTGCAAGGGAGAACAAAACGGGAGGGGTTGCACTGCCGCTTAA